TCCTTGACCGACGAGCTCAGGGCCGGCTGGGAGACGTACAGAGCGTGGGATGCCTCGTTCATCGAGCCGCACTCGACGATTTTGACGATGTATTTCAGCTGCAGCAGTGTCATAAGGTCTATTTATAGCCTGAGGGATAGTCGGGAGAAGGGTTTATAGCCGTACTCCGAGCTGGGCGAGGGATTCGCGTGCCTGCAGCGCGTTTTCGAAGAGAAGTCCGTGGATGCCGACTTCGTTGGCTCCGACGATGTTCTTGGCGGTGTCATCGAAGAACACGCAGTTGCCTGCGGTCAAGCCAAAGTGGTTCAAAGCCAGCTCGTAGATGTCGGCGTTGGGCTTGTGCATTTTCTCCACGCCGGAGACCACCGTGCCCTGCAGCAGTTCCTCGAGACGCGGGAATTTTTCGAATGCCAGATGGAACGTCTCGTGAGACCAGTTGGTCAGCCCCCACACGCCGTAGCCATGGGCCTTGAGATCTTCGAGCAACTCGACCATGCCCGGCAGCGTGCGGGGTAGCGCGTCATCATAGTGCGCGATGTAATATTCAAAGATCGCGGCAAGCTCATCGCCTTGTTCACGACGGACGTCGGGCAGGATATCGGCCAGATCCTCGCCGGCATCCATGCGATCCTCGTAATGGAAAAAGCCACATGGATCATCGTTGGCACAAATACGGTTCACCACGTCGTCGGGAAACTTACCTTCGAGGCATGCGCGGGTATTCCAGTCCAGCAGCACGCCGCAGAAGTCGAAAATCACATCGGTGATGGGGGAGTTGGCCATGATGCTCCTTGGTTTGTGGGCTATCTTCAGTGGTTCCTGTAATTAGTGTACGGGTTGATTGCCCGAAATTGGGGTACATGGAGTTTAATTCTTGGCTCAACCTTTGCCAGGCTTTTCTCTCCCTCCGTCTCGGCTTCGCCGATCCACCTCCCTCATCAGAGGGAGGTCATATTATTCGGCGAGGCCAAGAACTACGCAATTACGTCGGCGATGGCTTCGGGAATCGCGCGAATCACGTCACCGGCTACAATCGGGTGTCCGAGCGTCATGAAGCGCTGATGATGTTCCTGGCCCACCAGTTCCGGTTCCTGCCAGCCCTGCTGCTCGGATTCCGAAGCGATTGCGGCGGCCATGCCATGCAGATAGGCCGCGGAGGCGACGGTCTCCGCTGTGGTAATCAACGCATCCTGCTGGGCGAGCAAGGCACCGGTAAGACCTGCCAGCACATCACCGGCACCAGCGGCGGCCAGCCATGCCGGCGCGCTGCCAGAAACATAGACATGATCCTCGTCCACCACAATGGTCACCGCGCCCTTCAGCAGCACGGTCGCACCGGTCAGCTCATGCGCACGCAGAGCACAAGCCAACAGATGAATCTGCACATCGTCAACGGTGTAAGGTTCACGCGGCTCAGCATGTTCGGCCGCATCCTGCCGCGCTTCCAG
This sequence is a window from Bifidobacterium breve DSM 20213 = JCM 1192. Protein-coding genes within it:
- a CDS encoding HAD family hydrolase, which codes for MANSPITDVIFDFCGVLLDWNTRACLEGKFPDDVVNRICANDDPCGFFHYEDRMDAGEDLADILPDVRREQGDELAAIFEYYIAHYDDALPRTLPGMVELLEDLKAHGYGVWGLTNWSHETFHLAFEKFPRLEELLQGTVVSGVEKMHKPNADIYELALNHFGLTAGNCVFFDDTAKNIVGANEVGIHGLLFENALQARESLAQLGVRL